The following proteins are co-located in the Phaenicophaeus curvirostris isolate KB17595 chromosome 12, BPBGC_Pcur_1.0, whole genome shotgun sequence genome:
- the DUT gene encoding deoxyuridine 5'-triphosphate nucleotidohydrolase, mitochondrial isoform X1 yields MLPRRLPRPRGLTMPAPEAVLQPSPSKRQKSFGPGAPDERLRFAKLSENAFTPSRGSARAAGYDLYSAYDCVIPPMEKAVVKTDIQIALPSGCYGRVAPRSGLAAKHFIDVGAGVIDEDYRGNVGVVLFNFGKEAFQVKKGDRIAQLICERIFYPELEEVQALDDTERGEGGFGSTGKN; encoded by the exons ATGCTGCCCCGGCGGCTGCCGCGGCCCCGCGGGCTCA CGATGCCCGCGCCAGAGGCCGTCCTGCAGCCGTCCCCTAGCAAGAGGCAGAAGAGCTTCGGGCCCGGGGCACCTGATGAGCGGCTCCGCTTCGCCAAGCTGTCCGAGAACGCCTTCACCCCCTCCAGGGGTTCTGCTCGGGCCGCGGGCTACGATCTCTACAG tgCTTATGACTGTGTGATACCACCCATGGAAAAGGCTGTAGTCAAAACAGACATTCAAATTGCACTTCCTTCTGGATGCTATGGCCGAGTAG CACCGCGTTCTGGTTTAGCTGCAAAGCACTTCATAGACGTTGGTG CTGGTGTAATTGATGAAGATTATAGGGGAAATGTTGGTGTGGTACTCTTCAACTTTGGCAAGGAAGCTTTTCAAG TTAAAAAAGGGGACAGGATTGCCCAGCTCATCTGTGAACGCATTTTCTATCCGGAGCTGGAAGAAGTTCAA GCTCTAGATGATACAGAACGTGGTGAAGGTGGCTTTGGTTCTACtggaaagaactga
- the DUT gene encoding deoxyuridine 5'-triphosphate nucleotidohydrolase, mitochondrial isoform X2 → MLPRRLPRPRGLKAVLQPSPSKRQKSFGPGAPDERLRFAKLSENAFTPSRGSARAAGYDLYSAYDCVIPPMEKAVVKTDIQIALPSGCYGRVAPRSGLAAKHFIDVGAGVIDEDYRGNVGVVLFNFGKEAFQVKKGDRIAQLICERIFYPELEEVQALDDTERGEGGFGSTGKN, encoded by the exons ATGCTGCCCCGGCGGCTGCCGCGGCCCCGCGGGCTCA AGGCCGTCCTGCAGCCGTCCCCTAGCAAGAGGCAGAAGAGCTTCGGGCCCGGGGCACCTGATGAGCGGCTCCGCTTCGCCAAGCTGTCCGAGAACGCCTTCACCCCCTCCAGGGGTTCTGCTCGGGCCGCGGGCTACGATCTCTACAG tgCTTATGACTGTGTGATACCACCCATGGAAAAGGCTGTAGTCAAAACAGACATTCAAATTGCACTTCCTTCTGGATGCTATGGCCGAGTAG CACCGCGTTCTGGTTTAGCTGCAAAGCACTTCATAGACGTTGGTG CTGGTGTAATTGATGAAGATTATAGGGGAAATGTTGGTGTGGTACTCTTCAACTTTGGCAAGGAAGCTTTTCAAG TTAAAAAAGGGGACAGGATTGCCCAGCTCATCTGTGAACGCATTTTCTATCCGGAGCTGGAAGAAGTTCAA GCTCTAGATGATACAGAACGTGGTGAAGGTGGCTTTGGTTCTACtggaaagaactga